In Methanomassiliicoccales archaeon, the sequence ATTAGCATTCCTGGCGTGATCTTATCGCAATTCGTCACACCGACCCAACCGTCGAAACAATGTGCCTGTATCATGAGCTCAACACAATCGGAGATCGTTTCTCGAGAAGGTAACGCGTAACGCATTCCATCGTGTCCCATAGCGATTCCATCGCAAATACCAGGAACTCCAAACGTAAAAGGTACACCTCCAGCTTCCAAAACACCCTTCTTAACTTCTTCAACTAATTTATTCAGATGTATGTGCCCAGGAATGATTTCGTTCCATGAATTCGCAATCGCAATGAAAGGTTTTGATAAATCCACATCTGTTACGCCTGAAGCTCGGAAGAGTGCTCTGCTCGGCGCTTTTTCCAATCCAGCTTTAACTGTATCGCTCCTCATTTTTATCACTTGATATGGGTAAATCGCAGTAGGAATAAAATAATGTATCTGGTCGCGGGTATCGCATTCATTATATTCTTATCATTCGTGATTATGATGAGTCGAGTTAATAGTTCGACGATTGAAAAGCTCAAGAAGGTTTGTCGAACATAGACTCGAAATTCGTCGACGGCCGCATCGTCTCACAAACAAGATCAATGCGCTAACACCAAGGTAATAAGTTCAAATGATTGGGATCAATGTTTTCAAACGAATAAAGGATGAATTGTTGGTAATGAGTAAATTATTTGGCGTTATGATCGGCAAGTGGCGCAATAGCCACGCGTCTCCTTGCGAGGTACGATGGAAGAAAGAGACGTGATAGGATTATCAAGTCGTTGTCATTGCAGTACCACTCCGCATTTCAAATATCAATTCTTTCAAGCACCGCAATGGCAAAAACTTGCATTTGAATTAAACCTAAAGTAGTTTGAAAAGTAAAAAATGGAGAATAGAGACACCAATTCAAACGAATGAAAAAGCTTCTTCAATATCAAGAGCGCAGAACGATCTCGATGTTGACCCCATCTGGGACCTGGATTCTCATCAGTTGCCTGAGCGCACGTTCATCCGCATCAAGATCTATAAGACGCTTATGAATCCGCATCTCCCAACGGTCCCATGTTTCAGATCCTTCCCCATCCGGGCTTTTCCGACAAGGGACAATAAGTCGCTTTGTCGGAAGCGGTATTGGCCCTCGAATCGCAACACCCGTTCGTTGGGAAATTGCCTTGATCTGATTGCAAACACTGTCGACTTTTTTAGGGTCTGTTCCGCTGAGAGAGATCCTTGCTCGCTGTGCCATAAAAAATCACTCCAAAAAATGTGGAGAAGGGGTTTTACATTTCCTTCTTCTCAACATCGATGCAAACACCAGCGGCAACCGTCTGTCCCATGTCCCTGATCGCGAATCGACCGAGCGGTGGGAAGTCCTTCGCTCTCTCGATAACCATCGGCTTTGTCGGCTCAATCTT encodes:
- the rpsJ gene encoding 30S ribosomal protein S10; this translates as MAQRARISLSGTDPKKVDSVCNQIKAISQRTGVAIRGPIPLPTKRLIVPCRKSPDGEGSETWDRWEMRIHKRLIDLDADERALRQLMRIQVPDGVNIEIVLRS